The following proteins are co-located in the candidate division TA06 bacterium genome:
- a CDS encoding 30S ribosomal protein S12 gives MPTISQLIRSGRNSKRKKTKAPALNSCPQRKGVCLRVYTTTPKKPNSALRKVAKVRLTNGFEILSYIPGEGHNLQEHSIVMVRGGRVKDLPGVRYHIVRGTLDTSGVEGRKKSRSLYGAKRVKAGAKK, from the coding sequence ATGCCAACCATCAGCCAACTGATCCGCAGCGGGCGCAATTCCAAACGCAAGAAGACCAAGGCCCCGGCCTTGAATTCCTGCCCCCAGCGCAAGGGCGTGTGCCTCCGGGTCTACACCACCACCCCTAAAAAGCCCAACTCGGCTTTGCGCAAGGTGGCCAAGGTTCGCCTGACCAACGGATTCGAGATCCTGTCCTACATCCCGGGCGAGGGGCACAACCTGCAGGAGCACTCCATCGTCATGGTGCGGGGCGGCCGCGTCAAGGACCTGCCCGGCGTGCGCTATCACATCGTGCGCGGCACCCTGGATACCTCCGGGGTGGAGGGCCGCAAGAAGAGCCGCTCGCTGTACGGCGCCAAACGGGTCAAGGCCGGCGCCAAGAAGTAA
- the rpsG gene encoding 30S ribosomal protein S7, producing MPRRKRVIKREVLPDPKYHDTMVTIFINNIMKCGKKSVAEKIFYQAVELVEQKLKLPGIDVFKQALNNIKPVLEVKPRRVGGATYQVPIEVKPERRTALAIRWMIAAAKARSEKTMRDRLAGEIMSANKNEGGAVKKKEDTHKMAEANKAFSHYRF from the coding sequence ATGCCAAGAAGAAAAAGAGTCATCAAACGCGAGGTCCTGCCGGATCCCAAATACCACGATACCATGGTCACCATCTTCATCAACAACATCATGAAGTGCGGGAAGAAGAGCGTGGCCGAGAAGATCTTCTACCAGGCGGTGGAGCTGGTGGAACAGAAGCTGAAGCTTCCGGGGATCGACGTCTTCAAGCAGGCCCTGAACAACATCAAGCCGGTGCTGGAGGTCAAGCCTCGCCGGGTGGGCGGCGCCACCTACCAGGTGCCGATTGAGGTCAAGCCCGAACGGCGCACCGCCCTGGCCATCCGCTGGATGATCGCCGCGGCCAAGGCCCGCTCCGAAAAGACCATGCGCGATCGCCTGGCCGGGGAGATCATGTCGGCCAACAAGAACGAGGGCGGGGCCGTCAAAAAGAAGGAAGACACCCACAAGATGGCCGAGGCCAACAAGGCTTTCAGCCACTACCGGTTCTAA
- a CDS encoding GNAT family N-acetyltransferase: MQVDIVEASLSDKPIIRNLMQLYLYDLTEYEPIPLDAHGLFNYNYLDHYWIEKGRFPFLFKVNENLAGFALINQHSNSGKHVDYSMAEFFILKKYRLTGISKQAAFCLLDKFHGTWEIAVGKENKPAQAFWRKIISDYTQGNFEDLSNGCGGWHGPIHRFDNSK; the protein is encoded by the coding sequence ATGCAAGTTGACATAGTTGAAGCTTCTCTTTCCGACAAACCAATCATTCGGAATTTAATGCAATTGTATTTGTATGATTTAACGGAATATGAGCCTATCCCTTTAGACGCCCACGGTTTGTTTAATTACAATTACCTGGATCACTACTGGATAGAAAAAGGACGCTTTCCGTTTCTTTTTAAAGTTAACGAGAACTTGGCTGGTTTTGCATTAATTAACCAGCATAGCAATTCGGGGAAACATGTAGATTACAGCATGGCTGAATTCTTTATTTTGAAAAAATATCGTCTTACCGGAATAAGTAAACAAGCCGCGTTTTGTCTGTTAGATAAGTTTCACGGCACTTGGGAAATAGCCGTGGGCAAAGAAAACAAACCGGCCCAGGCATTTTGGCGTAAAATTATTTCAGACTACACACAAGGTAATTTTGAAGACTTGTCTAATGGTTGCGGCGGTTGGCATGGACCAATCCATCGGTTTGACAATAGCAAGTAA
- a CDS encoding methylenetetrahydrofolate reductase, which yields MHITEYLQNRKKTLVSLEITPPEKGHSIQSIYQAVDLLKPYNPSFINVTYHQQSIVYEEVDEVIKKIPRRKKPGTVGICAALANKYQIETVPHLICGGFNKYETEDALIDFHYLGFTNLFALRGDPPPGIGEFEPEKDGHRYASELVEQVANLNKGKYLEELDVADPTNFCIGVAGYPEKHYEAPNLDEDIRHLKEKIARGASYIITQMVFSAEIFKNYLDRVRAEGINVPVIPGVKVIASPRQLTAIPRDFHVNLPQGLVERILSAPDPASARWAGVDFATGLCAGLYEQKVPCLHFYTMGKGQAVAGVLSNLKQKGII from the coding sequence ATGCACATCACCGAATACCTGCAGAACCGCAAAAAGACCCTGGTTTCCCTGGAGATCACCCCGCCCGAAAAAGGCCACAGCATCCAGAGCATCTACCAAGCGGTGGATCTGCTCAAGCCCTACAACCCCTCGTTCATCAATGTCACCTACCACCAGCAGAGCATCGTCTACGAGGAAGTGGACGAGGTCATCAAAAAGATCCCCCGCCGCAAGAAGCCTGGCACCGTGGGCATCTGCGCGGCCCTGGCCAACAAGTACCAGATCGAGACCGTGCCCCACCTGATCTGCGGCGGGTTCAACAAATACGAGACCGAGGACGCGCTGATAGACTTCCATTATTTGGGCTTCACCAACCTGTTTGCGCTGCGGGGCGATCCCCCGCCGGGCATCGGCGAGTTTGAGCCGGAGAAAGACGGCCACCGCTACGCCTCGGAATTAGTGGAGCAGGTAGCCAATCTTAATAAGGGAAAATACCTGGAAGAGCTGGACGTGGCCGACCCCACCAACTTCTGCATTGGGGTGGCCGGCTACCCCGAAAAACATTACGAGGCCCCCAATCTGGACGAGGACATCAGGCATTTGAAGGAGAAGATCGCCCGCGGCGCCTCTTACATCATCACCCAGATGGTTTTCTCGGCCGAAATATTCAAGAACTACCTGGACCGGGTGCGGGCCGAGGGCATCAACGTTCCGGTGATCCCCGGCGTCAAGGTCATCGCCAGCCCCCGCCAGCTGACCGCCATCCCCCGCGACTTCCACGTCAACCTGCCTCAAGGCTTGGTGGAGCGGATATTGAGCGCGCCTGATCCGGCCTCGGCCCGCTGGGCCGGAGTGGATTTTGCCACTGGGCTCTGCGCCGGGTTGTATGAACAGAAGGTCCCCTGCCTCCATTTTTACACCATGGGCAAGGGCCAGGCCGTGGCCGGAGTGCTTTCCAATCTGAAACAAAAAGGGATAATATGA